In the Pogona vitticeps strain Pit_001003342236 chromosome 2, PviZW2.1, whole genome shotgun sequence genome, TTTGGCCAGCACAGAGgtgtaatattttcatttaagtactcttttaaaaaagaacatgctAAATTTAGCAAGTCAGATATCTGGGATGGAAACAAGTGGATGtttgaaaaatgcattaaaatgtaggGGAAGGCAAAACGGACAGATTTTTGTATTCCTACAGCCCACTTGTTTGAAAGTAAAGGGTACATTTCTGAGGACAGTGCCAAGGAGGAGAATAGAACCAGACAAGTGTAAGAAGGAGCAGATATGGTAGACTTGTTCAATGTCTTTGCCCTCCAGGTTAATGTCACATGCATCTTCCTCATAGTGAAGGAGGAAATGAGTGCCTTCTGACTGAATTCTGCAAAGGGTGCATTTAGAAGGTTTCCTGTTCTCATCCGGTACTTCATTTATGCCTTGCTGCTAGGCAAGACAAACCCAGTAATATCCTAAATTAACACCGTGAATTTTCAGACTGTCTACTGCATATAAGGAGCTGTTCCAGAACTTCCATCAAAGGAGCTCTTTCCACTGTTGTCCTTCATTGGCCCTGTTTCTTTGGGAACTTCACCAGCTGAGGCACGATGGGCCAACAGTTCTTCAGTTGCTCTCGCAGAAGAAGAGGCTTTACGTCTGCCTCTTCAGTTGGAGACGGTGGTGGGATCCGATTCCGCAAGACCTCCATCGGTCAACCTTCCATAACCACTAGCTACCGTGGAGAAGGCAACACCAGCAGAAGTTTCCATAACTTTGGTCAAATGCATAGGATTTCCTATGGTTCAGGGCACAGAGGAACAAACCGTGGAGATAGTTTTATTTCAGGAAGCTTTAGCTTTGGCAGCCCAGCCACTACTAGACGCAAAAGTGAAAGGATCCATGAAGGGATCTCAGAACCTCTATGTTTGGGTGTTGACCCCCAAGATCATCAGGTCAAAGCACACGAGAAAGAGCAAATGAAGGACCTCAACACCCAGTTTGCTTCCTTCATTGACAAGGTGAGAaaatcttgttttcctttttctttgcttctcatCCAAGGCTGAAGGAGACTGTCTTACACAGGTGGTTGGAGATTCAGGACTAGATTTGGAATTTAACTTATCTGTCTCACTTCTCAAGGAAGTGCTAAACATTAACTTTGTGTTATAATCATCAGATTCCGACTAAGGCATGAGGAATATACACCTGTGTGTGTCACAATACTTAATTACTGTATATACGTATGGTGGCTGGTTGTGTTGAATTATTCCATGGAAAAGCAGTGTTTCTGGAGATTGGTGCTGGTGGTGGGTGGAATATTCTGGGGTTCCCTGTGTAGTAGCCCAATCATTACGATAAGACCTAAACTACATGTTGTGCTGAGaacaaatgttctttttttttttcttttaaggaaggGCGGTGACTTTTAAAGCCCACAGGTTTTACTCACTGTGGTAGAGAGAGGGTTTTGGGGAGACAGAGATAGAGACTATGTTAGGGTGGCTGGAATCAAAGCCAGTTGCAGGCGGTGAGGTGGGGGAAAATATGTACTCATCGTTCATGATATGGCTTCAAATTTCATTATGAAGTAACATCGCTTATTGTGCAATCTAAATGCAGTTTCATATTCAAACCATATTAGCTTTTTAACTTACCCCTCAAATTTGCTGGGGGATTTTGAGCCAAATATTGGCCCCTGTCTCTCCCACAGGTTGGCTCCTTCCTTATTTTGCTTTATGCAGGCAATGCAGATAGCTCTCTTccatccatttttaaatatttcatatttaatCCATCTCTGATTCTAAATTTGACATGTTCTTAGCTGTTATtatattgtgggttttttctttgaTAATTTGTACTCCTGTGGTTCCCTATTTTTGTGTATAAAGTTTtaacatgttatttattttattgtacattGTCCTAGGTTGTTGGGTAGATGAAGATACAGCTTATGAAAGCTAATAATGAAAtcagtaataaaaataataaatgattaaCCACATAGGGATATTGTAATAATAAAGGAGGCCTGGTGTAGTGGGCAGAGCTAAAAGAGGTGGAAGATTAAGCATTTTTTATTAGAATCATAGacgaattgagttggaaggggcctagaaggccattaagtccaaccccccactcaatgcatgaatccaaatcaaaacagatttgacagatgtttgtccaattttctttttaatgccttcagtgttggacctctcaccacctcctgaggtatttgcttccattgttgtactgctctaacagctaagaaattactgttagagcagtatgacaatggaaccaattaccaacGTCTGATTTAACCATTAAATCATTAGCAGGGATGACAACTTTACCTACAAAACTCACCCACTCATGCGCTTCCTCCACAAACTGAAAGATGAAACTAACAGAACTGCATGAGAACAGTGGCACAAAAGCAAGTGCAAATGGTGGATTTCCCCAAGAAGAGTCTCTTATGCTGAACTGCCCTTGTTGCAAGTCAAAGTGATTTGGTTGCTTAGTTCTGAAGGAAGAATTAAGAatcattagctttataaaagccCTGCTCCTCTTAGGGATGAAAGCTGCTAGTCTGGTttgttgatttaaaaatatttttatttttattttatttttgctgtgttGTGGTGATGGAGATTGTCGCAATGGCTACCTTGTGAGACATTAAAGCTTCACCATGTGAAGGAGGGACAACATATATCACACCCTTTAGCTCTGGGGAGGACAGTCATGCAAAAATCTCATTATCttaatacaagtggtgcctcgctagacgatgataatccgtccaACTAaaatcgctatttagcgaaatcattgtctagcgaaaagcatttccccattggaatgcattgaaacctgtttaatgcgttccaatggggaagaatcattgttgtctagcgaagatcagccataggaaagctgccttgcgaactgccaatcagctgtttaaatcgctgtcttgcgaagcttaagtcccaaaaacacctgttttgcgagcacagagggagctgtcaaaatcgttgtctagcgaaaattggtttgcgaagcaggaaccaaacattatccagggaaattcccccataggaaacactgttttgcgaatcgctatagcgatcgcaaaaagtcaatgtctagagaaaaaactgtcatgcggggtaactgcctagcgaggcaccactgtaatacatgcAGAGGTGCAGAGGATATGGATATGTTATCCAATTCTATTTTTCCATGTGGTGTAAATCCTGAGTAGGGATGGAGTGACTCTTCACTGAAATCATCTTTCTCATTTCTTGTCTCAACATGAAACCGATTGCTAAGGAATTTTAAAGCTGCAACATCCTTTGCTTTCAAACAACAGAGCTCAGGGTCTCTGTAATCTgcttaaaatgccttttttccttttgagaagcaaagcacacagagACGGACAAAAGCCCACTGGCCTTCAAGCTAAATTGGATGCAACTTCCTCTGTGCATGAGTTTCTGTTCAAGCAGAGGTGGGTTAGTACAGATGATCTCAactagctgggtagctcagtgactTCAGGacctggctgaggaaccagagtggtcctgacccaaccagataggcgggatataaataaaataaaataaaataaaataaaataaaataaaataaaataaaattaaataaataaataaataaataaataaataaataaataaataaataaataaataaataaataaataaatagaggtcGGGGGCTTGATTCTGCATGATCTTTCTTATGTGATGAGACATCCTATGTGGTTTTAGGCAAGCTGTACACTCCCAGAAAAAAGAAATGGTCATCTGCTTCTCTATATGTGGAAAACTCTAGAGGAAGTTGCCATAAGATGAAACTGACTTGATTGCATGTAATTATTATCATAGATGACCCTTCAGTGTTATCTTCCGAACAACCCTGTGAGCTATAGAACAGGTGAAGAGGCAGTGACTAGTCCAAAGTCTCCTAGTACTGTAAATGCTGTGGCTGACATGGAATTTGAACCTGAGTCTCAATCAAACATATTTTCCACTTCATTTCTCCACACTGGCACTCCCAACACCCGAAATTATGAAGAACTTTTGAGGTAGACAGTGCCTTAGGTCTTTAGAAATTAAACACCAAGAGCTCCCTGTTTTTGGTATATAATTTCTTACCACACCATCTGATGATATGCGTACATTATAGAATTCTACCTGTTTCATACCATTACCATGACACACCCCATCATAATCCTAGGAACTGCCATTTGATAAGAGGGTGCTGAGCTATCCTCTTCCTGATCCCCTGCTCCACTCCCCACAGAACGGACAGCTGTCCAGGAGATAAACTTGGTATCACACTGCTTTGTTGACcaggtttttatttttcaaagagaGAAGCAACGGAGAATATTCCATTCTGGTGCTTCGGTTTTCCTTCTTCAAGGATGTCCAGAACGAATTTGTAGCCACCCCTGGCCTCTGTCCCTGAATAAAGGGCACACAGGTTTGGGGTCAACATGCACCGCGTCTTTTCAGGGCCATTTTGGCCATGTTCCATAACAtcgtatttgtgcatttctagtTCTCATGAAGACCCAGTTCCTGCAAATGAAAAAACACTTATGGCAAGGCCAGGTCATAGATGGCAAGGCCAGAAGGGTACCAACAACAATGttgttttggatttttatttttccctttcttttttaaccCCAGCTACCAAGAGAAATTCTCACACACCTAAATGAAGATAAGAACAGCCTTAAAAGGGAAATGGGTGCAActctctttgattccttcttcaAAGGACAAGGCAGCAGGCCAGCAGTCCTAAGTTTCCTGTCCTTTCCCTCTGCCTCCCCAACATATGAAATTAGTGCTGCTGTAGCCACAAAGGGCTCATGTTTGAATCACGTCCTCTCCTTTATCTTCCtgagttttcctttctctttccccccttctaaATGTGGTAGGTGAATGTCAGATGCAATAGGAGGGATCCAGGCGGGTGTTGTCGCTCCGTCCCATGGCTGACCAGTGGTTCTTCGCCCTGCCCTGTGATCACACCAGCAATGAACAGATATCACCGATGTGGGTGATATATTGATACCTTTGTCCAAAGACAGAGCACATGCCTAACATTCAGACTGCAAAATCATTTCACCCATTTAGAGCTGCAACCAAAAACATGTAATTTGTTTACTTCCTGTATTCGGCCACTAAAATCAGCAGATCTTGGAGGAATGGTGCCAATAGGAGCGGATTCATATATGAAAGGACTTGTGTACAAGCTCCAGTTGTGGCACTGAAAATAAATGCCCAGGCTGAGCACGTTGGCAAGTTCTGCAGTTCTCTGAATGCCTTCCCGAGCCTCTGCTTTACATCCAGGTGGAACTGGGGTTCTATTGaaaacaaagcagatctgagaagTGTGTAGTTTACTGAGCTGTACGCCAAAACCTAAATCATGGGTGGGGGGAAATGTCACccttcagacatatggaatacaattcccacaatccctTGCCTTTGACAACATGGGGCTAATTGGAGTTGTAGGCCAAACCAACTGGAAGGACAAAGGTTCCTCCCCCTCGATGATTCTTGGTAGCCACAAACAGTATCATTAACACATTAAttccttttggggtgggggggaactcTCCTGCTTAACCTTAAAAAACAACCTTCtcttttgtgcgtgtgtgtgtgtgtcaggtcaGATGTTTGGAGCAGAGGAACCAGGCACTGGCAACCAAGTGGGAGCTTCTGCAATCCCACAAAGCACCCATGGTTCAGAAAGATCTTACATCCCTCTGTGAAAATTACATCGGCAACCTGAGAGGAAAACTGAGCTCCCTCCTGTGTGAGAAGGCCCAGCTCCAGAGCCAGCACAAAGCCTTACAGGATTTGATTGAAGAGAATCGACACAAGTAAGGATGACAGAGACCCTAAACCCTTTTGGAGGAACCCAGGCGGTTCTCACTGTGCGAGGGATCCTGGGGCCAGACAGGATTCCAGATGCGCGCTCTCGAGTACCGGTACTTTAGTGCAGCTCCCACTTGCTGTTTGTATTGAttgacacacacccctttctccctctccctctctctctctctctgacatgcTGAAAGATATGAGGAAGAACTCAACAGACGGACAAATGCAGAGAATGAGTTTATCTTGCTCAAGCAGGTGAGGAAGGCACTACATAGTTTTttgaatgggggaaaaatacgaaagtatttaaaaatggggaaaaaataaaatacaaaggaaattacacaattttaaattatataatttAGAGACAACTGACAATTCAGCTACGGCATTCTAAATATATAGAAGATGCAGTTTGGCTCTTTATACACAAGGAAGCAGGCATGTCTCCCTACTCGGTCTGCAACCACCATGCACAAGTAGGTGAGATTTAAATCTCGCTGCTGGTACAGGTGGCTTCTGACTAGAGCAGGTGGGATCCCCAAATTTGCAGGTGAAGTCcccacacacacgcgcacacattGGTTAGACCCTAAGCTACCCTCACTCCATGAGTTTCCTGCCCAAAATTTATTCATCATTCGTACAAGGACTTTGAAGATGCCTCAAGCAAGCGTGGGGGAGTGAATAGACATTTGCAGCATTACATAGACAGGAGTCCCAAGAGGTAAATAATTCTAGACAATGTGATGTGGCAGTTGTGGAATAcctataaataaatgaagaatatTCCACCCACACGCTGGGAAATTAGAATCAGATTCTGATCAGAGGTATTCCACTTTAAATAGTGTTATTCTTCAAGGATTGGTGGCAGTCTGGTTTCCCTCAACACCAATGTCCTTGACTTTGAGAATATATGAATAGTTCTTCCCATTTTTCACCTCCCTCAGGATGTTGATAGAGCCTTTAAACACCAGAAAGAACTGGAGCTGAAGAGGGAGCTTCTGGAAGAAAATGTTGATTTCCTGAGAAATTTCTTTGCAAAGGTTTGTATCCTTATGTTTCTCCATGGGAAGCACATCTTATTCCCTCAGCCAAGCCATTTGTATCAGGTTGACTCTGGCACACATCCATATCTTGCTGAGCTGAATTCTACTTCACAGTTACAGTGTTTCCCTGTAATataagggtcttatattaatttttgctccaaaaaaatgcaatagggcttattttcaggggatggtttattttacagtcatgtcatcttcttctggctgctgcacaagggtggagggcggggtttttctgaactggggtttattttttgagggggggtagggcttatattacgagcatcctgaaaaatcatactaggccttatttttcaggttaggtcttattttcggggaaacaggtagGAACAGGGCATTCTTCATGGCCCCTGAGGCCACCAGATTAAATCAAGGGATACAAGGCAGGCTGCCTGGCATCTAGAattttgccacacacacacccagccaggACCTTGCTGCCACCTCCACCAGAACCTGCTGTCTGAGGCAGGAGCCTCCTTCTGTCTAATGATAAGGCCAGCCTGGAAGAGAAGCTTTGGTTCTTCTGTAGCCAAAGGAGGCTACCCATCCATCTATCTGTGGAATAAGACTGGGGCCGTCTTCATGCAAAGAATGTTGTCTGCCCATGAGCTCCAGCCATTGGCTCTTTCTTTCTTAAGAGCTGGTATCCTTTCCCACATGGGAATCCTACTGACTCACTAATGTTTGTGGTCAACCAAAGGCATTTTGTACAGTTCATGCTCTATCTATGGATACACCGCATTGTGATGTTAGGCAGGTTAAAGGTCTTCCCACTCTTAAAGTGTCCTCAGTACTTCCCAGCTTCTTTAGGCAGGAGACAGCCATGAAAGTCATAGCAAAGTGAATTAGCAGCAACTTCCTGCCTAAttctctctcctgctgcctgaggAAGGGACCATGAAAATGGGTGAAGGGTAGGCCCTACTAGTGAGGGGCAGCAGGGCCATTTAGCCCAGGGCCCACCGCAAGGGTGGTGGGCTTTCCTCTGCCTATAGCCCCAAGTTATACTGTCATGTGttccccatatttatttatttatttatttatttatttatttatttatttatttatttatttattaatttatttatttatttatttatttatacacacacacacacacacatactcataTATATGaggtatatatacagtatatatatgggGAACACGTGACAGTATTATAGATACTGTATGCTGATATTTGGAGTCTCACTCTTCATTCTGTCTTGGGACCTCCCACCTGACATTGAATGATGCTCCCAAAAACTTCTCTGAAAAGGATTTTGAACTTTGGAATGGAAAAAGTTTCCCACTCTTGATTTACTGTAGTCAGCTAAAACCATCTCTACAATTTGATCCTTTGTGTAAGATGATAGGATCCTTTGTGAACCAGCACTATGACTGCAAAAGAGTCACAAAGCTTTGTGTTCTTCAAGGCTGGAAGACTTGGTGAGGTTTTTCTTTCGTTTTGTGACCTAACTTAGGTAAACTACTTGATCTTCCTCTGCTTTAACAGAGGTTGCTAATTCCATGTGTCTCCATGTCTGAAGTTTAAAATCTCAAATTCTGTGCAACCAACAGGAATGTTCGATGTTGGATTACCAACTCCATGATACATCTGTGATTGTCAACATGGACAACAGGAGGTGCCTGGATATGGATGCCCTAATCCAAAACATTGAAAGCtggtatcagagcattgcacaaagAAGCAAGGAAGAAGTTAATCTCTTTTACTGGAACCAGGTAAGATCAACGGGCATGAAATAAGGTGCAGCCATTAAGAAATTGAAAAGTCTGGTACTCTAGAATGCCAACACTGGGCTAGAGAACaagaaaatataagaaattaGGGTATAAAACAAGCTTCTGCAACATGGGGgctccaaatattttggagtaAAATACCAAGAATCCCTGACCTGAGTAGGGTTCTGGGGAGGCCACCTTGGAATTAATTGTCTGCAATTTCATTGTAACATTTTTGATGCCAACTTTCCTCACATTTCCCTCTCAACAGAAATATTGTCTCTTTTCTGCATCCTACTGGCAAAATCAATGCTTTTCAGTGGCTTTAAAATGTTTGCCAGGTGTAGAAGAAAAGGTGATGCCTGAccgtctttaaaaaaaagccacattTCAATCATCTCAATCAAATTTATTGCAgaaataattattattgttagAGTGATGGCAGTGCAGTATCATAATACAATAATAAGTGATATTAATAAAATTAACCAAAACCGAAATAGTTCTCCTTACAAAAGAGTTTAGGCAGAGATTATCATAGAAAATGAGGTGTTTATATACCCaccatatttgttttctttgattTTCTCCTCATCTGCACCATTGCCCCGCATGACATAAAGAAGGGAAAAGGTTACTTCATGGATTACCTCTTCTGAGTATCTCAGCCATCGTGGCCGATTCTGGTTGGTGTATTCTGGAActgtatttacacacacacacacacacacacacacacacacacacacacacacacacacacacacacacacacacacacacacacacacacacacacgtcaccTTTGCTAGGTTAAAATGTGAGAGTTTCTAGGTTGTTTGATATTGTCTGAGGAGGTGTTAGGTTTGATATTACCTAAAAGCTCATTGGTATTCAAAAAGGCACCTTTTTCCAAACTTTGCTCTCCTGCCACCCCACACCCCACACCCCATGGTTAATACCTTCATGGCTCTTCTGTCCTCTCTCTGGGTATTAGATGGAGCATCTCCAGAACAAATGTTGTGAGTTCCATGAGaaccttaaaaaaaataagaacgaGATTGCAGAGCTGAATCGGCTGGTCCAGATCAAACGGTGCCAGGTGGAACGGGAGAAGAAGAAGGTAGGGAACCATTTGCGTTTGTGGATCCGAATCAAGCCTGCTGTGGTACAGTTTCCAACCTCAAAGATTTAAGCCTTCGTGGTTTAAAAAAGTATAATTACAAATAGATGCACTACCTTTGGCTCTGGTACTCTGGTGGAATCAAGCAACACTGGTCTGAGTAAGCAATTACTTAAATAATCCTTGTGTAGTAGGCAGAGATGTGATACATCAATATGAGAACTTAAAAACCTGGATGTGCGAAGTGAAACTCAAAGAGTCTTAAGGCAGAGCAAACATGAAGACCAAACTGCTTTTTTCTTCAGGATTACCAATAGCTGGTCTAGAGTGTGTAAATCCTTACATGTCTTGTCTTCTGAGATAAAGGACAGAAAGATTATTCTCTTCATCTGCAAGGACTGTAGAAGATTTTGTGCAGCTCTTTGCTTTCTGTGGAAGATTTGTGC is a window encoding:
- the LOC140703709 gene encoding keratin, type II cytoskeletal 3, encoding MGQQFFSCSRRRRGFTSASSVGDGGGIRFRKTSIGQPSITTSYRGEGNTSRSFHNFGQMHRISYGSGHRGTNRGDSFISGRISEPLCLGVDPQDHQVKAHEKEQMKDLNTQFASFIDKVRCLEQRNQALATKWELLQSHKAPMVQKDLTSLCENYIGNLRGKLSSLLCEKAQLQSQHKALQDLIEENRHKYEEELNRRTNAENEFILLKQDVDRAFKHQKELELKRELLEENVDFLRNFFAKECSMLDYQLHDTSVIVNMDNRRCLDMDALIQNIESWYQSIAQRSKEEVNLFYWNQMEHLQNKCCEFHENLKKNKNEIAELNRLVQIKRCQVEREKKKVGSLQAAIRDTEHHGDHALKTAEAKCKELQKKAQSHKDKLASLVRDYQELMNTKLALDIEIATYKSLLEGEEHRIYAGMPVNKGKLRILLAFFCNLKHFPELPACEVQRLL